One part of the Tachysurus vachellii isolate PV-2020 chromosome 6, HZAU_Pvac_v1, whole genome shotgun sequence genome encodes these proteins:
- the ret gene encoding proto-oncogene tyrosine-protein kinase receptor Ret, translating into MARTRAFTHVLVLLLLWEGSWGLYFPQTKYSESIYVGQAAGTPVLQVHAMQEKASEQPYFCRYWRKLQKTAHYESWFHIDAVTGVIYMNKTLDWTDFESISSSSFSHATRLTLKVAAAPIAQKTLCTQFSNVEISLTFFNATAPTCGQIKLEKLCFPDQDVNPHIKENRIPGPLRQLRRFTHADLCPNYTISYRVKSDSPVPFALNGTTSELVVTAPVDREEKEIYHLILLCLIQTEDTLHTLVTPLNINIYDEDDNAPYVNGTDTEDVLIEFSRSKGAAFGNMFVYDRDTTSTYPKEHSQNKYVWTLMTNDSWIKDTFTIQQNFSEEKLIFGNVRGTVYKYKLRLNRNISVDEKRSFQLDYLVNDTTFRGPGATVMLHFNVTILPVPISFSNITYFYVLTRKAMTYSQIGKVCVDNCLKFKGIEIAYHLELGDRNISANVQSCYTAVDVARNLEDMSGVLYVNDTEPLRRPECQEVQFVLVAQEQHKQLQAKTIVIIVFEGEAYPLRTEGQRSLACAEKRQRGECETFRGLGTSTGRCQWRQGTEKVISENYSTCSPDLQTCPDGYCDVIERKNISICPQDCTHEPIIGGHERGLMLGIKAGHGTCYCYSEKCFCEQDDMKEEICDDMCKTVIATAVLLSFIVSILLSSYFIHRYHKSTPKPPIASAEMTFRRPAQSYPISYSANNVRRGSLDSMENQVAIDTFKIPEDPKWEFPRKNLVLGKTLGEGEFGKVVKATAFRLKGKAGYTTVAVKMLKENASHSELRDLLSEFTLLKQVNHPHVIKMYGACSQDGPLYLIVEYAKYGSLRNFLRESRKVGPSYMGNDANRNSSYLENPDERALTMGDLISFAWQISRGMQYLAEMKLVHRDLAARNVLVAEGRKMKISDFGLSRDVYEEDSYVKRSKGRIPVKWMAIESLFDHIYTTQSDVWSFGVLLWEIVTLGGNPYPGIAPERLFNLLKTGYRMEKPENCTEEMYSLMLRCWKQEADKRPTFSEISKELEKMMVKSRDYLDLAASTPADALLYDDTLSEEDTPLVDCNNAPLPRTLPSTWIENKLYGMSYPNWPEKSPVLLNRHDATNPEFTRYANDSVYANWMALPSPAKIMDKLDS; encoded by the exons ATGGCTAGGACGCGGGCTTTTACGCATGTCCTGGTCCTCTTGCTTCTCTGGGAAG GTTCCTGGGGCCTGTACTTTCCTCAGACCAAATACTCAGAGAGCATCTATGTTGGCCAGGCAGCAGGTACACCAGTGTTGCAGGTACACGCCATGCAGGAAAAAGCTTCAGAGCAGCCGTACTTCTGCCGGTACTGGAGGAAGCTCCAGAAAACTGCTCATTATGAATCATGGTTTCATATTGATGCTGTAACAGGAGTGATCTACATGAACAAAACTCTGGATTGGACTGACTTTGAATCAATAT CTAGCAGCTCGTTTTCACATGCAACGCGGTTGACCCTGAAAGTGGCAGCGGCTCCCATAGCTCAGAAAACTCTATGCACTCAGTTCTCTAATGTGGAGATCAGCCTTACATTCTTCAATGCCACAGCGCCTACCTGTGGCCAGATAAAACTAGAGAAACTGTGCTTCCCTGATCAAGACGTAAACCCTCACATCAAGGAGAACCGCATACCTGGACCTCTGCGCCAGCTTCGTCGCTTTACCCATGCGGACCTCTGCCCCAACTACACCATCAGCTACAGGGTGAAATCAG ACTCTCCAGTGCCATTTGCACTTAATGGCACCACTTCTGAGCTGGTAGTCACAGCACCTGTAGACCGCGAGGAGAAGGAGATCTATCATCtgattttattgtgtttgaTACAGACAGAAGATACTTTGCACACTCTTGTTACTCCTCTGAATATCAATATATATGATGAGGATGACAATGCCCCCTATGTGAATGGCACGGACACTGAAGACGTGCTTATAGAATTTAGTCGCAGTAAG GGAGCTGCATTTGGCAATATGTTTGTTTATGATAGAGACACAACTTCTACCTATCCCAAGGAACATAGTCAGAATAAGTATGTATGGACGCTAATGACTAATGACTCCTGGATTAAAGACACATTTACAATTCAGCAGAACTTCAGTGAGGAAAAGCTCATCTTTGGCAATGTGCGAGGGACAGTCTATAAGTACA AATTGCGTCTTAATAGGAATATTTCAGTGGATGAGAAGCGCTCATTTCAGTTGGACTATCTGGTCAATGACACTACGTTTCGGGGCCCTGGAGCAACTGTGATGCTGCATTTTAATGTTACCATTTTGCCAGTTCCTATTAGCTTCAGTAACATCACCTACTTCTATGTGTTGACTCGGAAGGCTATGACCTACTCACAG ATTGGTAAAGTATGTGTGGACAACTGCTTGAAGTTCAAGGGTATTGAAATTGCATACCATTTAGAGTTGGGTGACAGGAACATCTCGGCTAACGTTCAGTCCTGCTACACGGCAGTTGATGTGGCACGGAATCTGGAGGACATGTCTGGTGTTCTCTATGTTAATGACACAGAGCCACTACGCAGACCTGAATGTCAAGAGGTGCAGTTTGTGCTTGTTGCTCAGGAGCAGCATAAACAGCTTCAGGCAAAAACAATAGTCATCATCGTTTTTGAAGGCGAAG CATATCCTTTGAGGACAGAGGGACAGCGTTCACTGGCCTGTGCAGAGAAGAGACAACGTGGGGAGTGTGAGACATTCAGAGGACTGGGAACTTCGACTGGAAGATGTCAGTGGAGACAAGGCACAGAAAAAG tgatatcagaaaattactccACCTGTTCTCCAGACCTGCAGACATGTCCAGATGGCTACTGTGATGTGATTGAACGCAAAAATATATCCATATGTCCTCAGGATTGCACCC aTGAGCCAATTATTGGGGGCCATGAGAGAGGCCTGATGCTTGGCATTAAGGCAGGACATGGAACCTGCTATTGCTATTCGGAGAAGTGCTTTTGTGAGCAGGATGACATGAAAG AGGAGATATGCGATGATATGTGTAAGACTGTCATAGCCACAGCAGTCCTTCTGTCTTTCATCGTCTCCATTCTCCTCTCCTCCTATTTCATCCATCGTTATCACAAGAGCACCCCCAAACCACCCATCGCATCAGCTGAGATGACTTTCCGCAGGCCTGCCCAGTCCTATCCTATCAGCTACTCTGCCAACAACGTTAGACGAGGATCTCTTGACTCCATGGAAAACCAGGTGGCCATCGACACCTTCAAAATACCT GAGGATCCAAAGTGGGAATTCCCACGAAAGAACTTGGTCCTTGGTAAAACTCTCGGAGAAGGAGAATTTGGGAAGGTCGTAAAAGCAACAGCATTCCGGCTTAAAggaaaggcaggatacactacAGTAGCTGTTAAAATGTTGAAAG AAAATGCCTCTCACAGTGAACTACGTGACCTTTTGTCAGAATTCACTTTACTAAAGCAGGTCAACCATCCACacgtaataaaaatgtatggagCTTGTAGCCAAGATg GTCCGCTCTATCTAATTGTTGAATATGCCAAATATGGATCACTGCGAAACTTCCTGCGAGAGAGCCGGAAAGTGGGACCCAGCTATATGGGTAACGATGCCAACCGAAACTCCAGCTATCTCGAGAATCCAGATGAAAGAGCTCTGACCATGGGAGACCTCATCTCGTTCGCCTGGCAGATCTCTCGAGGAATGCAGTACCTGGCTGAAATGAAG ctTGTTCATAGAGATCTTGCAGCACGAAATGTACTCGTAGCAGAGGGCAGGAAGATGAAGATATCAGACTTTGGTTTGTCTCGGGATGTCTATGAGGAAGATTCCTACGTGAAGAGGAGCAAG GGTCGTATTCCTGTCAAATGGATGGCTATTGAGTCCTTGTTTGACCATATATATACCACACAAAGCGATGT TTGGTCTTTCGGTGTGCTGTTATGGGAAATTGTGACCCTGGGTGGAAACCCGTATCCAGGCATTGCACCTGAGCGGCTCTTTAATCTTCTCAAGACTGGCTACAGGATGGAAAAACCTGAGAACTGCActgaagaaat GTATAGCCTGATGCTTCGCTGCTGGAAGCAAGAAGCGGACAAGAGACCAACCTTCAGTGAGATCAGCAAAGAGCTGGAGAAGATGATGGTGAAAAGCAGA GACTATCTGGATCTGGCAGCTTCCACCCCTGCAGACGCCCTGCTATATGACGACACTCTGTCCGAAGAGGACACTCCTCTAGTGGACTGTAATAACGCCCCTCTCCCTCGAACCCTCCCTTCCACTTGGATTGAAAACAAGCTCTATG GCATGTCATACCCGAACTGGCCTGAGAAGAGCCCGGTACTGCTCAACAGACATGATGCAACTAATCCAGAATTTACAAGATATGCCAATGATAGTGTTTATGCAAACTGGATGGCTTTGCCTTCTCCTGCAAAAATTATGGACAAGCTTGATAGCTAA